From the genome of Nakamurella flavida, one region includes:
- a CDS encoding carbohydrate ABC transporter permease — MSTGTLDRASSTVPASSRVAAFVDRRIGWILVLPTAAAVVLVCIFPLIQAVQISFQDNKLRNPSPQFIGLDNYQALLSDPAVWHSLWISAVFVGLSVLFSYVIGLGLAVLLNRPMRGRGLVRAAIIIPWAVPAFVAALVWAWMYNDQFGIINSMLNDVGVDNPPTWLDQTWALLSLIVVMVWKSFPFQFVMLLAGLQSIPKELYESASVDGAGKWRQFFSITLPMLRPVSSIAILLAAINAFHYFPIPWIMTQGGPSKATDVIPVATYNIAFNAGDLGYGSAAAVFMFLVILLAALPFLRSYYRELKQS, encoded by the coding sequence GTGAGTACCGGCACGCTCGACCGGGCCAGTTCGACAGTTCCGGCCTCCAGCCGTGTCGCCGCGTTCGTCGATCGGCGCATCGGCTGGATCCTGGTCCTGCCCACCGCCGCCGCCGTCGTCCTGGTCTGCATCTTCCCGCTCATCCAGGCGGTCCAGATCTCGTTCCAGGACAACAAGCTCCGCAACCCCTCTCCGCAGTTCATCGGCCTGGACAACTACCAGGCGCTGCTGTCGGACCCGGCGGTGTGGCATTCCCTGTGGATCTCCGCGGTCTTCGTGGGTCTGTCCGTCTTGTTCTCCTACGTCATCGGGTTGGGCCTGGCCGTGCTGCTCAACCGGCCGATGCGTGGACGAGGCCTGGTCAGGGCCGCGATCATCATCCCGTGGGCGGTGCCGGCGTTCGTCGCTGCACTGGTCTGGGCGTGGATGTACAACGACCAGTTCGGCATCATCAACTCGATGCTCAACGACGTCGGGGTCGACAACCCGCCGACGTGGCTGGATCAGACCTGGGCGCTGCTCTCGCTTATCGTCGTCATGGTGTGGAAGAGCTTCCCGTTCCAGTTCGTCATGCTGCTGGCCGGTCTGCAGTCCATCCCCAAGGAGCTGTACGAGTCGGCCAGCGTGGACGGGGCCGGCAAGTGGCGGCAGTTCTTCTCCATCACGCTGCCGATGCTGCGTCCGGTGTCCTCCATCGCCATTCTTCTGGCTGCCATCAACGCTTTCCACTACTTCCCCATCCCCTGGATCATGACCCAGGGGGGACCGTCCAAGGCCACCGACGTCATCCCGGTCGCGACGTACAACATCGCCTTCAACGCCGGTGATCTGGGCTACGGATCGGCCGCCGCCGTCTTCATGTTCCTGGTCATCCTGCTGGCGGCGTTGCCGTTCCTGCGTTCCTACTACCGAGAGCTCAAGCAATCATGA
- a CDS encoding ABC transporter substrate-binding protein: MTHQMNRRQLLQAMSALAAIPALGGLAACSTSTAPAGAAAGSGATAGAALEFWTRETQDNGARQPRIIERLAAFDAERGTTVTPQFLVFQESVQKTQAALAAGNPPDVGQQGPDVTLGFAAAGNLLNIDDVFAGLEDRLLDLQKDAFVVYEDATFGVPWYVETRVLFYHKDLLEQAGVEPPTTWDEWLAVAKATTRGDDQFGFLFGPEGPQPGQLFIPLATAAGAPLLDAQGQISADTEGHRAALQLLKDMYDAGAIPAAFPTYKNNDVTQLFAQKKSAMYWANGEVLLALNTIDPSLSENIGAVLTPVPKAGDVSRSFLGGFELFAFAGTQAPEDAKALINYLFDPTWYGEYVKATKGAALPVTKELAADPFFTDDPNLKVLIEQLQTAVRYGGPDYGNVPYLGEAEGKALFSKAVLDVFTGAQTVDGAVTTLDGELKAIAGQQ, translated from the coding sequence GTGACCCACCAGATGAACCGACGTCAACTGCTGCAGGCGATGTCGGCGCTCGCCGCGATCCCCGCCCTGGGTGGGCTCGCCGCCTGCTCGACCTCGACCGCGCCGGCCGGTGCAGCGGCAGGTTCCGGCGCCACGGCCGGTGCGGCGCTCGAGTTCTGGACGCGGGAGACCCAGGACAACGGTGCTCGCCAACCGCGCATCATCGAGCGTCTGGCCGCCTTCGACGCCGAGCGGGGGACCACGGTCACCCCGCAATTCCTGGTCTTCCAGGAGTCCGTGCAGAAGACGCAGGCCGCTTTGGCGGCCGGCAACCCACCCGATGTCGGCCAGCAGGGCCCCGATGTCACCCTCGGGTTCGCAGCGGCGGGCAACCTGCTGAACATCGACGACGTCTTCGCCGGCCTGGAGGATCGGCTGCTCGACCTGCAGAAGGACGCCTTCGTGGTGTACGAGGACGCCACCTTCGGCGTGCCGTGGTACGTGGAGACGAGGGTGCTCTTCTACCACAAGGATCTGCTGGAGCAGGCCGGCGTCGAGCCTCCCACCACCTGGGACGAATGGTTGGCCGTGGCCAAGGCGACCACCCGCGGGGATGACCAGTTCGGGTTCCTGTTCGGGCCGGAGGGTCCCCAGCCCGGCCAGCTGTTCATCCCCCTGGCAACCGCTGCCGGCGCGCCGCTGCTCGATGCCCAGGGACAGATCTCGGCGGACACCGAAGGACACCGCGCCGCGCTCCAGTTGCTCAAGGACATGTACGACGCCGGGGCGATCCCCGCAGCTTTCCCCACCTACAAGAACAATGACGTCACCCAGTTGTTCGCGCAGAAGAAGTCGGCGATGTACTGGGCCAACGGTGAGGTGCTGCTCGCGTTGAACACCATCGACCCCTCCCTCTCGGAGAACATCGGTGCGGTGCTCACCCCGGTGCCGAAGGCCGGTGATGTTTCCCGGTCCTTCCTGGGCGGATTCGAATTGTTCGCCTTCGCCGGCACGCAGGCACCGGAGGATGCCAAGGCGTTGATCAACTACCTGTTCGATCCGACGTGGTACGGCGAGTACGTCAAGGCCACCAAGGGCGCCGCCCTCCCGGTGACCAAGGAGCTGGCGGCGGACCCCTTCTTCACCGACGACCCCAACCTCAAGGTGCTCATCGAACAACTCCAGACCGCCGTGCGGTACGGCGGACCGGATTACGGCAATGTGCCCTACCTCGGCGAGGCCGAGGGCAAGGCATTGTTCAGCAAGGCGGTCCTGGACGTGTTCACCGGAGCGCAGACCGTCGACGGGGCGGTCACCACCCTGGACGGCGAACTCAAGGCGATCGCGGGTCAGCAGTGA
- a CDS encoding carbohydrate ABC transporter permease codes for MTSPLMTGEAVQVTRNVPRPARRRRRGLDEPSWLESTIVFLTLAITVLVCLFPFLWMIRTALTPTKDAFSTDPSILPSSLTLGNFGRVLTSPSTPFVQQFFNTLLVSTATTVLVIIFGITGAYALARLKFVGRRAFGMTLLIVQLFPGVLLVIPLFVVLVNLNLTNSYLGLILAYSTTNLPFVVWFLRGYFLSIPEELGEAARIDGCTHLGVLFRIVLPLARPGIAAAATLAMVSAWNEYLFAFILIKDSDKRVLSTGLASFIEQFTADYSGLFAMATLTTIPIVAVFLLFQRHLVGGLAAGGVKG; via the coding sequence ATGACGAGTCCCCTGATGACCGGTGAGGCGGTACAGGTGACACGGAACGTGCCGCGGCCGGCTCGACGACGTCGACGTGGCCTGGACGAGCCGTCCTGGCTGGAATCCACCATCGTGTTCCTCACCCTGGCCATCACGGTGCTGGTCTGCCTGTTCCCGTTCCTGTGGATGATCCGCACCGCACTCACCCCGACGAAGGATGCCTTCTCGACCGATCCCAGCATCCTGCCCAGCTCGTTGACCCTCGGGAACTTCGGGCGGGTGCTGACCTCACCCAGCACGCCCTTCGTCCAGCAGTTCTTCAACACTCTGCTGGTCTCGACGGCCACCACCGTTCTGGTGATCATCTTCGGCATCACCGGCGCCTACGCCCTGGCCCGGCTGAAGTTCGTGGGGCGGCGGGCCTTCGGCATGACCCTGCTGATCGTCCAGCTCTTCCCCGGGGTCCTGCTGGTCATCCCACTGTTCGTGGTGCTGGTCAACCTGAACCTGACCAACTCCTACCTCGGTCTGATCCTGGCCTACAGCACCACGAACCTCCCCTTCGTCGTGTGGTTCCTGCGGGGCTACTTCCTCTCCATCCCGGAGGAACTGGGGGAGGCGGCCAGGATCGACGGCTGTACCCACCTGGGGGTGCTGTTCCGCATCGTGCTGCCGCTGGCCCGGCCCGGGATCGCGGCTGCGGCGACGCTGGCCATGGTCAGTGCCTGGAACGAGTACCTGTTCGCCTTCATCCTCATCAAGGACAGCGACAAGCGGGTGCTGTCCACCGGTCTGGCCTCGTTCATCGAGCAGTTCACCGCGGACTACAGCGGCCTGTTCGCGATGGCCACCCTCACCACGATCCCGATCGTCGCCGTCTTCCTGCTCTTCCAGCGCCACCTCGTGGGTGGGCTGGCCGCCGGCGGGGTCAAAGGATGA